The DNA segment TCGCCGTCAGCGTCGAGAACGCGTAACGCCGCTCGGCCGGAGTCCAGAAGCCGGCCGGGGAGAGGGCGGTCACCGACCGTACGAGCCTTCTGCTGCCCAGTTCCAGCGCGAGCAGACCGCCGAGCGAGTTCCCCGCCACATGGGGCCGTTGGACGCCGAGCGCCTCGCACATCGCGCCGAGTACGGGCACGACCGACGCGAGGTCGTACGGCACGCCGGCGGGCAGCGCGGGTGAGGCGCCGAACCCAGGCAGATCCACAGCGATCACCTCGCGCTCGGCGGCCAGGATGTGCACCACGGGATCCCATGCCTGCCGGTGGTGGCCTATGCCGTGCAGCAGCAGGAGCGGAACGCCGGATCCGGTGCGCTCGTACGCGACCGAGACCGGCTTCTGCCCCGTCGGGGTGTCGATCGTGAAGGAGACCTGGTCGGTCATGCTGCTGCTCCCTGGGGTGGGGGTCCCTGAGGGCAGGAACCAGCACTTAGACGATGCGTCAGTAACAATTACCCTTCAGTAGCTTGCACTTCAAGGGGGTGGCGCGAAAAGAGGTGGCGCGGAGAACGGGGCTGAGCGAAGAGCGGGCGGTGGAGGGGCGGAGTGAGAGGCGGGGTGGAGTGATGAACGGGGTGGCGCGAAGAACGCGGTGGCGCGACGAGAGCACCGTGCCTGCCAGGAGCGGGCGGCACGCAGTGGATCCGCTCTCCTGCGGCGATTCCTTCTGGACACGGGCGGGTCGGTCCGCTGGGATGGGGGAGTGGCGACCGACATGGCGACCGACCTCTTCGAAGAACACCGCTCCGTACTGGCCGGAGTGGCGTACCGCATGCTCGGCCGGGTTGCCGACGCCGAGGACGTCGTACAGGAGGCATGGCTCCGCTGGTCGGCGGCGGATCGCGGAGATGTGCGCGAACCGCGGGCCTTCCTCGTCCGTATCACGACCCGGCTGGCTCTCGACCGGCTCAGGCATGTGCAGTCGCGGCGCGAGGCGTATGTGGGGCCGTGGCTCCCCGAGCCGCTTGCCACGGACTTCGGTGCGGCCGTTCCCGACACCGCTGAGCAGGCCGTGCTCGCCGAGTCCGTGTCCTTCGCCGTTCTGGTGGTGCTGGAGTCGCTCTCTCCGCTGGAGCGTGCGGTGTTCGTGCTGCGGGAGGCCTTCGGATTCCCGTACGCGGAGATCGCCGTCGTGCTCGACCGGGGCGAGGCGGCCGTGCGCCAGCTCGCCGGGCGGGCCCGGCGTCATGTGGAGGAGCGCAAACCGCGGTACGACGTCGATCCGGCCGAACGCCGGGATCTCACCGAGCGGTTCCTCGCGGCGGCCGCGGGCGGGAACCTGGACGAGCTGCTGGCCCTGCTGACACCCGGAGTGCGTCTGGTGGGGGACAGTGGCGGCAAGTCCAAGGCGCCGCTGCGCGTCCTGGAGAGCGCGGACAAGGTGAGCCGCTTCCTGATCGGGATCGCGGAGAAGGGTGTCGAGGGCGTCGAGTTCCGCATCAGGGAGCTCAATGGGGCTCCGGCGATCGTGGTGCTCACGGGTGGCGCGGTGGATACCGTGGTGCAGGCCGAGATCAAGGACGGTCGGATCGCCGAGATCTATATCGTGCGCAACCCTGACAAACTCCTCCTGCTTTCTGCGGAGTAGAGCCTTTCAGCTCCCCCAGCAGGGGCGTACCCCTGTCCGGGGGCGGCCCCTGCCGGAAGGGTTCACCCTCGGCCCGTCCCGGGCCCCGTGCGCCGGATGCGTCGCGGGTCTCTTCGCTGTGCGCGGCCGCCGGGCACCGGCCGTGCGCGTTCGGCAGTTCGCCGGCAGCTGTCCGGTTCCGGCTGTCCGGCTGGCCTGAGTGGCCGACCGACCGATAACTTCCCGTGAACGCTCTGCGTCATGAACCGGATGCGCTCCGCTATCGGGCGAGGATTGGTCTTGACCAAGAAGAGGTGCCGCCCTACTCTCGCAGAGTTAGTGCAGGAACCTTTAATAAATAAGGCACAGAAAAGCCGCCGGGGACACGGCGATTGCGGAGGATCAGGGTGGGGACCACGCAGCTGGAATCGGTGCCGGAGCCGAAGTACTGGCACCTCAAGACCGTGCTCACTGACGCGCTGGACTCGGAATTCGCGGTCGGGGAGGTCCTTCCCAACGAGCGTGAACTGGCCGCGCGTTTCGGAGTCGCGCGCGCCACGCTGCGTCAGGCGCTGGAGCAGCTGGAGCTGGAAGGGCGTCTGCAGCGCCGCCGGGGGGTGGGTACCACGGTCGCCCCGCCGCGTGTCGGTGTCGACGTGTCGACTTCCCAGCAGACCTGGCCCGGAGCGTCGGACGACGCCTGGCAGCCCGTCGAGTGCGGCAGCGACGCCCCGCCGGCCGCCGTGGCCCGGCTGCTCGAGGCGGACGCCGGCGACGCGGTGCACACCGTACGCAGGATCCGGATGACGCACGGTCAGTCCGTCGCCACGGAGCTGGTGTACGTACCGGTTGCCTCCGTGCCCGAACTGTCCGCCATAGAAGCTCCGTCGGGCCCGGCGCGTGCTCGCGCCGTCCTGCGTGAGCTGCAGCATCTTGACCTCGACGGCCAGGATCGCGCGGTGGAGCTCGGATCGGCCCGCGCCGACGACGCAAAGGAACTCGACCGGTTGCCCGGCGCTCCGGTGCTCGTCGTCACCACCCGGTACATCGCGGGCGGCAAAACGGTCGCGGTGTCGGTGGCCACCTATCGGGCGGACACTTGCCGGCTCACCTTCGGCGACTCGGGCGACGTGGAGATCAGCGACCAACTGCCCGGTGGCAAGAAGGCCTCCTGACCCGGACGTCCATTGTCCGGGCGCAGGCCCCTGCCCGCTCCCGTCCCCGGTACCACGTGTGACGGGGGGCGTCCCCCGGTACCTCGTGTGACGGGTCCCGTCGCCGCACTCAGCGGCGGGCCGTCACCGTCTTCTCCACGGCGAAGAGCTCCTCCTCCACGTAGTCGAGCGCCAGCCGCAGCGCTCCGGTCGCCACTGCGGCCTCACCGAGCACGGACAGTGCGACCCGGGGCGGGCGCAGACAGTAGCGCGCCAACTCGCCCCGCAGCGGCTCCAGTACCCCGTCGAGCCCGGCCGCCCAGCCGCCGATCACCACCAGTTCCGGATCGAGCGCCAGCACCAGCGCCGCCACATCGTGGACCAGCCGCTGGATGAACCGCTCCACGGCGGCCCGGGCCCGGGTGTCGCCCTCTTTCGCATGCGTGAAGACCTCGGCGACCGCGAGTTCGTCCAGCGGGTGGAGGGGCTCGTCGGTCGTGGAGAGCAGCTTCTCGGGTGTGACTCCGCGGCCCAGCAGGTGCAGTGCGCCGATCTCACCCGCCGCGCCGCCGAA comes from the Streptomyces sp. NBC_01471 genome and includes:
- a CDS encoding alpha/beta fold hydrolase, with product MTDQVSFTIDTPTGQKPVSVAYERTGSGVPLLLLHGIGHHRQAWDPVVHILAAEREVIAVDLPGFGASPALPAGVPYDLASVVPVLGAMCEALGVQRPHVAGNSLGGLLALELGSRRLVRSVTALSPAGFWTPAERRYAFSTLTAMRQGARLLPPTAVERLSRSAAGRAALTGTIYARPGRRSPEAVVAETRALRAATGFGETLAAGRDVLFTSEVSAVPVTVAWGTKDRILLRRQGIRAKRTIPGARLVRLPGCGHVPMSDDPALVARVILDTSR
- a CDS encoding RNA polymerase sigma-70 factor; the protein is MATDMATDLFEEHRSVLAGVAYRMLGRVADAEDVVQEAWLRWSAADRGDVREPRAFLVRITTRLALDRLRHVQSRREAYVGPWLPEPLATDFGAAVPDTAEQAVLAESVSFAVLVVLESLSPLERAVFVLREAFGFPYAEIAVVLDRGEAAVRQLAGRARRHVEERKPRYDVDPAERRDLTERFLAAAAGGNLDELLALLTPGVRLVGDSGGKSKAPLRVLESADKVSRFLIGIAEKGVEGVEFRIRELNGAPAIVVLTGGAVDTVVQAEIKDGRIAEIYIVRNPDKLLLLSAE
- a CDS encoding GntR family transcriptional regulator, which gives rise to MGTTQLESVPEPKYWHLKTVLTDALDSEFAVGEVLPNERELAARFGVARATLRQALEQLELEGRLQRRRGVGTTVAPPRVGVDVSTSQQTWPGASDDAWQPVECGSDAPPAAVARLLEADAGDAVHTVRRIRMTHGQSVATELVYVPVASVPELSAIEAPSGPARARAVLRELQHLDLDGQDRAVELGSARADDAKELDRLPGAPVLVVTTRYIAGGKTVAVSVATYRADTCRLTFGDSGDVEISDQLPGGKKAS